In Phormidium yuhuli AB48, one genomic interval encodes:
- the psaA gene encoding photosystem I core protein PsaA, which produces MTISPQERDAKVKVEVDKNPVPTSFEKWGKPGHFDRTLARGPKTTTWIWNLHADAHDFDSQTNDLEEVSRKIFSAHFGQLAVIFIWLSGAYFHGARFSNYEAWLSDPTGIKPSAQVVWSIVGQDILNADVGGGFHGIQITSGLFQLWRASGITNEFQLYCTAIGGLVMAALMLFAGWFHYHVSAPKLEWFQNVESMMNHHLAGLLGLGSLGWAGHQIHVSLPINKLLDAGVAPQDIPLPHEFILDTSKMAELYPSFAKGLTPFFTLNWGEYADFLTFKGGLNPQTGGLWLSDTAHHHLAIAVLFIIAGHMYRTNWGIGHSMKEILEAHKGPFTGEGHKGLYEILTTSWHAQLAINLAMMGSLSIIVAHHMYSMPPYPYIATDYPTQLSLFTHHMWIGGFLIVGAGAHAAIFMVRDYDPAKNVDNLLDRVIRHRDAIISHLNWVCIFLGFHSFGLYVHNDTMRAFGRPQDMFSDTGIQLQPIFAQWVQHLHTLAPGNTAPNALASVSPAFGGDVVAVGGKVAMMPIELGTADFMVHHIHAFTIHVTVLILLKGVLFSRSSRLIPDKAELGFRFACDGPGRGGTCQVSGWDHVFLGLFWMYNSLSIVIFHFSWKMQSDVWGTVGADGSVSHITYGNFAQSAITINGWLRDFLWAQASQVIGSYGSALSAYGLLFLGAHFVWAFSLMFLFSGRGYWQELIESIVWAHNKLKVAPAIQPRALSIIQGRAVGVAHYLLGGIATTWAFFLARIISVG; this is translated from the coding sequence ATGACGATTAGTCCCCAGGAGCGGGATGCAAAAGTCAAAGTCGAGGTCGACAAGAACCCAGTCCCAACTTCCTTCGAGAAGTGGGGCAAACCCGGTCACTTCGATCGCACTTTGGCACGAGGTCCGAAAACCACCACTTGGATTTGGAACCTCCATGCAGACGCTCACGATTTTGACAGTCAAACCAACGACTTAGAAGAAGTATCGCGCAAAATCTTTAGCGCCCACTTCGGTCAACTGGCAGTCATTTTTATTTGGTTAAGTGGTGCCTACTTCCACGGCGCACGCTTCTCCAACTATGAAGCTTGGTTAAGCGATCCCACGGGGATCAAGCCGAGCGCGCAAGTAGTTTGGTCCATTGTGGGTCAAGACATCCTCAACGCTGATGTTGGCGGTGGCTTCCACGGGATTCAGATTACCTCCGGATTGTTCCAACTTTGGCGTGCCAGCGGCATTACCAATGAGTTCCAACTGTACTGCACCGCCATTGGTGGTTTAGTGATGGCAGCGTTAATGCTGTTTGCTGGTTGGTTCCACTACCATGTCAGCGCCCCCAAATTGGAATGGTTCCAAAACGTGGAGTCCATGATGAACCACCACTTGGCTGGTTTGCTCGGACTCGGTTCCTTAGGTTGGGCCGGTCACCAAATCCACGTTTCCCTTCCCATTAATAAACTTCTGGATGCTGGTGTGGCACCGCAGGATATTCCCCTGCCCCACGAGTTTATCCTTGATACAAGCAAGATGGCAGAACTGTATCCCAGTTTTGCTAAAGGTTTAACCCCATTCTTCACCCTGAACTGGGGAGAATACGCAGACTTCCTAACCTTTAAAGGTGGCTTGAACCCCCAAACCGGTGGTCTCTGGCTCAGCGACACGGCTCACCACCACTTGGCGATCGCCGTACTATTTATCATCGCGGGTCATATGTACCGGACCAACTGGGGTATCGGTCACAGCATGAAGGAAATCCTGGAAGCGCATAAAGGACCCTTCACCGGAGAAGGTCATAAAGGACTCTATGAGATTCTGACCACCTCCTGGCACGCCCAACTCGCCATTAACTTGGCCATGATGGGTTCCCTGAGTATCATCGTGGCTCACCACATGTACTCAATGCCTCCCTATCCGTACATCGCGACGGATTACCCGACACAACTGTCGCTGTTTACCCACCATATGTGGATTGGCGGCTTCCTAATTGTCGGTGCAGGTGCTCACGCCGCCATCTTCATGGTGCGTGACTATGACCCTGCCAAAAACGTGGATAACCTGTTAGATCGGGTCATCCGCCACCGAGATGCTATCATCTCCCACCTGAACTGGGTTTGTATCTTCTTGGGCTTCCACAGCTTTGGACTCTACGTCCATAACGACACCATGCGTGCCTTTGGTCGTCCTCAAGATATGTTCTCCGACACGGGGATCCAGCTTCAGCCAATCTTTGCCCAATGGGTTCAACACCTACATACCCTGGCGCCGGGCAACACTGCCCCCAACGCCTTAGCGAGTGTTAGTCCTGCCTTTGGCGGTGACGTGGTCGCCGTCGGCGGTAAAGTCGCCATGATGCCGATTGAACTCGGAACGGCTGACTTCATGGTTCACCACATTCACGCCTTCACCATCCACGTGACGGTGCTGATTCTGCTCAAAGGGGTTCTGTTCTCCCGTAGCTCTCGCCTAATTCCCGACAAAGCCGAGCTAGGCTTCCGCTTTGCTTGCGACGGTCCGGGACGTGGCGGTACCTGCCAAGTCTCTGGTTGGGACCATGTGTTCCTCGGTCTGTTCTGGATGTACAACAGCCTGTCCATTGTTATCTTCCACTTCAGTTGGAAAATGCAATCCGATGTATGGGGAACTGTTGGTGCCGACGGGTCCGTGTCTCACATCACCTATGGCAACTTTGCTCAAAGCGCCATTACCATTAATGGATGGTTGCGCGACTTCCTGTGGGCGCAAGCTTCTCAGGTAATCGGTTCCTACGGTTCAGCTCTGTCCGCCTATGGACTGCTGTTCCTCGGTGCTCACTTCGTCTGGGCATTCAGCCTCATGTTCCTCTTTAGTGGACGTGGCTACTGGCAAGAGCTCATTGAGTCGATTGTTTGGGCTCACAACAAGCTCAAAGTCGCTCCCGCGATTCAACCCCGCGCCCTGAGCATCATTCAAGGTCGGGCCGTTGGTGTCGCCCACTATCTGTTAGGTGGGATTGCCACAACCTGGGCATTCTTCCTGGCACGGATCATTTCAGTAGGATGA